CGATGTTGTATTCGCCAACAATGATCAGAAACCTGCCCAGGGCCTCTATTATCGCTCCGCATTTACGATGTTCCACTGGGTTTATAACCGAATCAATGGGGTACATCTGGCGAATGAGGCGCCCTCGTATCGAATTCTCAGCAAAAACGTGATCAATTTCATTCTCCAACATCCCCAGCCTGCAATGACTTACCGTCATCTGCCGGCCACCGGTGGCTTTGCACGCTCGTTTCTCAACTACAGCTCAACACCAAAACCGGCGCCGCGAAAACGACTCGGCGATAGTATTGACCGAGGTGTACGCCTGCTCGTTTCAACCACCCGTGCGCCCATGCGACTGGTGACATCGCTCTCACTATTTGGAGCCGTCGCAAATCTGATGTACTGCGTGTATATCGTCGCAATCGCCATATTGAAGACAGACGTGGCACCCGGCTGGATAAGCGTATCGCTGCAGCAGTCCGGAATGTTTTTTCTGATCTCCCTCGTCTTGCTTGTTCTGGGTGAATATATCCTGAACATGGCGAGTCTTTCGAACGAAGGTCCTCTCTACCATGTCGGGCAGGAGTTCACGAGTGCGCGTATGACCCGGCGTGAAAAACTCAACATCGAAGATGTGTCTTTAAAGGCCCCCTCCCCGACTGACAGAGTGTCTTAATGCGACCGGTTAAAGCAACGGATCAGGACGCTGTAATTATTGGCGGGGGCTTCTATGGAGCAGCTATCGCAATCTACCTGGCGAAGCAGCGGGGTCTGAAGCGAATCCTCTTGGTGGAACGGGAATCGGCACTCATGCAGCGCGCGTCTTTTAATAATCAGGCACGCGTTCACAACGGATTTCACTACCCACGAAGTTTCACAACCGCCTATCGCAGTCGTATCAATTTGCCAAGGTTCGTCCAGGACTGGCCGGAAGCCGTAAAGACCGACTTCACCAAACTGTATGCCATTGCACGACGCAACTCGAAATGCACGGCCAGACAGTTTGAGCGATTCTGTCGAGACATCGGCGCTGTGATCAAACCTGCAGAGGCCAGCGTACGCGCCCTCTTCGAACCGCGATTGATCGAAGAGGTTTATCTGGTTGAAGAGTATGCGTTCGACTCGACGAAGCTCGCTTCGTGGGCCGGCAGAGAGCTTAAAGACAACGGTGTCGAGATTCGC
This genomic interval from Pseudomonas koreensis contains the following:
- a CDS encoding glycosyltransferase — its product is MEFFPCFLSVVFVVRNQAETIENILIEAQAIISPIVSDYELIIVDNASDDESILTMKRLTTEHGLANLQVYALTKEVDADTASWVGMENALGDFVAVIDPLADDVHFLPKMLDQAVRGADVVFANNDQKPAQGLYYRSAFTMFHWVYNRINGVHLANEAPSYRILSKNVINFILQHPQPAMTYRHLPATGGFARSFLNYSSTPKPAPRKRLGDSIDRGVRLLVSTTRAPMRLVTSLSLFGAVANLMYCVYIVAIAILKTDVAPGWISVSLQQSGMFFLISLVLLVLGEYILNMASLSNEGPLYHVGQEFTSARMTRREKLNIEDVSLKAPSPTDRVS